Proteins encoded together in one Candidatus Eisenbacteria bacterium window:
- a CDS encoding glycosyltransferase, giving the protein MGTGMARRSAIVLTPRLPWPLDDGGRIASWQTVWAAAQTHDVTLLTFVPAGTEAESLPPELVALGITVGRVAHRPPPLPIAAAAGLFGSRPYTLARYWSGALAAMLRERVAVLTPSYVLANHLHMAPYVEAIGGTPMVLREHNVEHLWMERYARDRGLTPAGLYARAQAVRLKRAEASLCRAAALTLAIQEGETEVLRALAPGARVATLPVGIDLARYPPRRPAEPPVLLLAASFSWPPNVDGALRFLTQGWPRVRAGAPEARLRLAGKSPPASLIKAAKRAGAELASNVPSMPEEFACATLLLVPLWTGAGARVKIVEAMAARLPVVATRFACEGLGLTPGTHYLEGETAAELAGTPETDDHRGNAPAHAGRAVAEERWSLPAVARLQNELVAQVAL; this is encoded by the coding sequence CGTCATGGCAGACCGTCTGGGCTGCCGCCCAGACGCACGACGTGACCCTTCTCACGTTCGTCCCGGCGGGAACGGAGGCCGAGTCGCTTCCGCCGGAACTTGTCGCTCTTGGGATCACCGTGGGGCGTGTCGCGCATCGCCCGCCCCCACTCCCCATCGCCGCGGCTGCGGGGCTCTTCGGCAGCAGGCCCTACACGCTCGCGCGTTACTGGAGTGGGGCACTCGCGGCCATGTTGCGCGAGCGGGTCGCGGTTTTGACCCCGTCCTACGTGTTGGCGAACCACCTCCACATGGCTCCGTACGTCGAGGCGATCGGCGGTACGCCGATGGTTCTGCGTGAGCACAACGTCGAACATCTATGGATGGAGCGATACGCGCGAGATCGCGGACTCACGCCCGCCGGGCTCTACGCGCGCGCACAGGCGGTGCGGCTGAAGCGCGCCGAAGCGTCCCTCTGCCGAGCGGCGGCGCTCACCCTCGCCATCCAGGAGGGTGAGACGGAGGTCCTTCGCGCTCTCGCGCCGGGCGCCCGCGTCGCGACCCTACCTGTTGGCATCGACCTCGCCCGCTACCCTCCGCGGCGTCCGGCGGAACCGCCGGTGCTCCTTCTGGCGGCTTCGTTCTCGTGGCCCCCCAACGTCGACGGAGCGCTACGCTTCCTGACACAAGGTTGGCCTCGTGTTCGGGCCGGCGCGCCGGAAGCCAGGCTCCGCCTGGCGGGCAAGAGCCCGCCCGCCTCGCTCATCAAAGCAGCCAAGCGGGCCGGGGCAGAGCTCGCCTCCAATGTCCCCTCGATGCCGGAGGAGTTCGCGTGCGCGACGCTGCTTCTGGTGCCGCTCTGGACCGGGGCTGGAGCGCGCGTCAAGATCGTCGAAGCCATGGCGGCACGGCTCCCCGTGGTAGCGACGCGCTTCGCGTGTGAGGGGCTCGGGCTCACGCCGGGCACGCACTACCTCGAAGGCGAGACCGCGGCGGAGCTCGCGGGCACCCCTGAAACGGACGATCACCGCGGCAACGCTCCTGCACACGCGGGGCGCGCTGTGGCGGAGGAACGCTGGTCGCTCCCCGCGGTGGCGCGCCTCCAGAACGAGCTGGTGGCACAGGTGGCCCTGTAA